The following nucleotide sequence is from Catonella massiliensis.
AGAAATCAGAGCAGTGCAGGCGGAGAAGAGCGCATTGTAACAAAGACAGGCAATCGTGACAGAGAGCGTGAGAGAGAGCGTGAGAAAGCTAAGGAAAGAGAGCGTGCAGAAAAGAACCTTGGCAAACGCTTCGATAAGAATAAAGCCCTCTCAAGCATTGATGATGACGATAATGTAGCACACAGAAAGAAGAAAGACCCTAACAGAAAGGGCGCATTTATCAAGCCTGAAGTAGTGGCTAAGCCTGCCGAGGAAGATACAATCAAGAATATCATTATTCCTGATACCTTAACCATTAAGGAACTTGCAGATAAGATGAAGGTTCAGCCTTCAGCTATCATTAAAAAACTCTTCTTACAGGGTAAGATGTATACGGTAACTCAGGATATTACCTTTGAAGAAGCTGAAGAAATAGCTTTAGAATATAACATAATTTGTGAACTTGAGGAGCCTGTTGACCTTGTAGCTGAGCTTCTTAAGGAAGATGAAGAAGATGAGTCACTTATGATTAAGCGCCCTCCTGTCGTATGCGTAATGGGACACGTTGACCATGGTAAGACTTCGCTTCTTGATGCAATCCGTTCTACAAATGTAACCAGCCGCGAGGCAGGCGGTATTACACAGAGCATTGGTGCTTCAGTGGTGAATATCAACGGTAGAAAGATTACCTTCCTTGATACACCGGGACATGAGGCATTTACAGCTATGCGTATGCGTGGTGCAAAGTCTACAGATATAGCTATACTTGTTGTAGCTGCAGATGACGGTGTGATGCCACAGACAGTGGAGGCAATTAATCACGCTAGAGCTGCCGGTATTGAAATAATAGTTGCAATCAACAAAATAGATAAGCCAAGTGCAAATGTAGATAAGGTAAAGCAGGAGCTTACTGAGTATGAACTCATTCCTGAGGATTGGGGTGGCTCTACCATATTCGTACCTGTTTCAGCACATTCCAAAGAAGGTATTGAACAGCTTCTTGAAATGGTGCTCTTAACTGCAGATGTTGCTGAGTACAAGGCTAATCCTAATAGAAGTGCAAGAGGTATAGTTATCGAGGCAAGTCTTGATAAGGGTAGAGGCCCTGTTGCTACTGTTCTTGTGCAAAAGGGTACCTTACACGTAGGTGATTCCATATCTATAGGTTCATCCTTTGGTAAGGTTAGAGCTATGCTCGATGATAAGGGAAACAATGTAACTGAGGCTGGTCCATCTATTCCTGTTGAGATTTTGGGACTTAACGGAGTTCCTAACTCAGGCGATACTATGCTTAGCTTTAAGGACGACAAGGAAGCCAGGGCTGCTTCTGAGACATTTATTGCACAGGACAAGGCAAGACTCATTGACGAGAGTAGGAAGAAGCTTTCTCTTGACGGTCTCTTTGACCAGATTAAGGCTGGTACTGTTAAGGAGCTTAATGTTATTATTAAGGCTGACGTACAGGGTTCTGTTGAGGCAATCAGACAGAGTCTTATTAAGCTCAACAATGATGAAGTGGCAATCAGAATTATCCATGGTGCTGTTGGTGCTATCAATGAGTCTGATATTTCTCTTGCGAGTGCATCAAATGCAATTGTAATTGGATTTAACGTAAGAATGGATGCTGTTGCTAAGGATACAGCAGACAGAGAGAAGGTAGACGTAAGGTTCTACAAGGTTATTTACAATATTATTTCTGACGTTGAGTCTGCGATGAAGGGTATGCTTGAGCCTATTTATGAAGAAAAGGTTATAGGACATGCCGAAATCAGACAGGTATTTAAGGCTTCAGGTATCGGTAATATAGCAGGTTCATTTGTACTTGACGGCAAGATTATAAGAGGCTGTAAAGCAAGGATTACAAGAGATAAGGACCTTATATTTGACGGAAATCTTGCTTCTCTTAAGAGATTTAAGGATGATGTCAAAGAAGTAAATGCAGGCTATGAATGTGGTCTTGTATTTGAGAAATTCAATGATGTTAAAGAGGAAGATAAGGTTGAACTTTATCAGATGGTAGAAGTACCAAGGAGTTAAAATGCGTAAAAACAGTATTAAGAATGTCAGAATAAATTCCGAGGTTCAGAGAGCTTTAGGTGAACTTATCCGTATGGGTGTTAAGGATCCAAGGGTAAGCTCACTCACCTCAGTTACTGATGTGGAAGTGGCTCCTGACCTTAAGACAGCCAAGGTATTTGTAAGCGTACTTGGAGACGAGAAGAAGCAAAAGGATACCTTGGAAGGACTGAAAAGTGCGATGCCATACCTAAGAAGCCAACTTGCAAAGAGTATTAACTTAAGGAATACTCCTGAGCTTAGATTTCAGTTAGATACTTCAATCGAGTATGGCATGCATATGTCTGCACTTATTGATCAGGTAAAACCTAAGAACGAAGATAATGTTGATGACTCTGATGATGAAGAGGTATAGATATACCTTAGAGGGGGAGGCACGATGTTTGTAGGAAATTATGATCTGATACATATTTTAGAGCTTGTAAAGGATGCAGAGACAATTGCAATTGCAGGTCATGTCAATCCTGATGGAGACTGCATCGGCTCAACGCTTGCAATGTATAATTATCTTAAACATACAGGTAAGACAATTGATGTATACCTTGAACCTATTGGACGTGAGTTTAAGGAACTTCCCGGTTCTGATGTTATTAAGAATAACGCAGAGAACAAGGTATATGATGTGTTCTTTATGATGGACTTAGGGGATACTGAGAGGATTGGTGTTGCGTCTAAGTTATTTGAGACAGCAAAGAAGACTATCTGTATAGATCATCATATAACAAGCAAGGGAGTAGCTGATGAGAACTTTATTTTCCCATCACTTAGCTCGACCTGCGAATTGGTATTTGAGATGATGGATGTGGAGCTTATTAGCAAGGATGTGGCAGCCTGCCTGTATACGGGGATAATTCATGATACAGGTGTATTTCATCACAACTGTACATCAAAGCGTACAATGGAAATTGCGGGTGAGCTTATGGCTAAAGGCATAGACTTTGGGCATATTATTGACCATAATTTCTATTCAAGAACCTTCAAGCAGAATCAGGTACTTGGAAGATGCCTGATGGAGAGCCTTATATTGTGGGATGGAGTAGGAATTGTGTCCTATGTTACTCAAAAAGAGCTTGATTTTTATATGGTTGGCAATAATGACCTGAGTGGCATCATTGACCAGCTAAGACTTACAGATGGCGTTAAGGTAGCTGTAT
It contains:
- the infB gene encoding translation initiation factor IF-2; translated protein: MSKMKVSELSTEINKKSKEIVDFLKANGYDNVKNMRSVLSDEEEKAARMEFAPDTIKKEKPKAKAETKPKKVKAAPVEKQIEQTFDGRSPEVREAAERKAKKASAESEAKKAASKDEAAPKTKKAKEAPIKEADSANSASDEPVVKEQEAKSKETKAKEHKKEVKEVKEAKEPKEHKNPEAKEKESAQSPETRSLTPEEAAIEFARKKASQAAALSPKGGAQASGNKSQKFGDRKRGDKPQGSRDASKDGSRDNRQRQGDGQNRNGEGFRGNRNSDRPQSSRGDKPFNKDGNSSNDKRTPAGGSRTGGNAGARGPQARGGQGRNQSSAGGEERIVTKTGNRDREREREREKAKERERAEKNLGKRFDKNKALSSIDDDDNVAHRKKKDPNRKGAFIKPEVVAKPAEEDTIKNIIIPDTLTIKELADKMKVQPSAIIKKLFLQGKMYTVTQDITFEEAEEIALEYNIICELEEPVDLVAELLKEDEEDESLMIKRPPVVCVMGHVDHGKTSLLDAIRSTNVTSREAGGITQSIGASVVNINGRKITFLDTPGHEAFTAMRMRGAKSTDIAILVVAADDGVMPQTVEAINHARAAGIEIIVAINKIDKPSANVDKVKQELTEYELIPEDWGGSTIFVPVSAHSKEGIEQLLEMVLLTADVAEYKANPNRSARGIVIEASLDKGRGPVATVLVQKGTLHVGDSISIGSSFGKVRAMLDDKGNNVTEAGPSIPVEILGLNGVPNSGDTMLSFKDDKEARAASETFIAQDKARLIDESRKKLSLDGLFDQIKAGTVKELNVIIKADVQGSVEAIRQSLIKLNNDEVAIRIIHGAVGAINESDISLASASNAIVIGFNVRMDAVAKDTADREKVDVRFYKVIYNIISDVESAMKGMLEPIYEEKVIGHAEIRQVFKASGIGNIAGSFVLDGKIIRGCKARITRDKDLIFDGNLASLKRFKDDVKEVNAGYECGLVFEKFNDVKEEDKVELYQMVEVPRS
- the rbfA gene encoding 30S ribosome-binding factor RbfA; translation: MRKNSIKNVRINSEVQRALGELIRMGVKDPRVSSLTSVTDVEVAPDLKTAKVFVSVLGDEKKQKDTLEGLKSAMPYLRSQLAKSINLRNTPELRFQLDTSIEYGMHMSALIDQVKPKNEDNVDDSDDEEV
- a CDS encoding DHH family phosphoesterase → MFVGNYDLIHILELVKDAETIAIAGHVNPDGDCIGSTLAMYNYLKHTGKTIDVYLEPIGREFKELPGSDVIKNNAENKVYDVFFMMDLGDTERIGVASKLFETAKKTICIDHHITSKGVADENFIFPSLSSTCELVFEMMDVELISKDVAACLYTGIIHDTGVFHHNCTSKRTMEIAGELMAKGIDFGHIIDHNFYSRTFKQNQVLGRCLMESLILWDGVGIVSYVTQKELDFYMVGNNDLSGIIDQLRLTDGVKVAVFIHEKEPHTYKVSMRATVSDIDVSKVAAFFGGGGHKMAAGCTISSGKVHDVINNITKQLQFQLLEKGYI